One genomic segment of Bradyrhizobium diazoefficiens includes these proteins:
- a CDS encoding DMT family transporter: MPPNDNRIDARDWSLLTVLSILWGGSFFFNGAALRELPPLTLVFLRVALGAAILLPLLRRQGIGFPKGAAGWTPFVAIGLLNNVIPFSLIVIGQTFVPSGLASILNATTPLFTVMVMAAAGEEALQMRRIAGVALGLLGVIVLRGWGIEARPGQGLGILLGLGGAFSYGFAALAARRLLKDSAPLGTATFQLMASTVMMAAVAGVMEQPWRLPMPGLTTWFAVLGLAGLSTALAYIVFFQILRRSGATNVMLVTLLIPVTAILLGWLVLGEPIFACEIAGAIVIGSALLVIDGRVLNLLRRGV; the protein is encoded by the coding sequence ATGCCCCCGAACGACAACCGGATCGACGCGCGAGATTGGTCGCTGCTCACCGTGCTCTCAATTCTTTGGGGCGGCTCGTTCTTCTTCAACGGCGCCGCGCTGCGCGAGTTGCCGCCGCTGACGCTCGTGTTCCTACGCGTGGCACTCGGCGCCGCCATTCTCCTGCCACTGCTGCGCAGGCAGGGGATCGGCTTTCCCAAGGGAGCTGCTGGCTGGACACCATTCGTCGCGATCGGGTTGCTCAACAACGTCATCCCGTTCTCGCTGATCGTGATCGGCCAGACCTTTGTTCCGAGCGGGCTGGCGTCGATCCTGAATGCGACGACGCCGCTGTTCACGGTGATGGTGATGGCTGCGGCAGGCGAAGAGGCCTTGCAGATGCGGCGCATCGCCGGCGTGGCGCTGGGCCTGCTGGGCGTGATCGTGCTGCGCGGATGGGGCATCGAGGCGAGGCCGGGGCAGGGGCTCGGCATCCTGCTCGGCCTTGGCGGCGCTTTCAGTTACGGCTTCGCGGCGCTGGCGGCGCGGCGGCTGCTGAAGGACTCAGCCCCGCTCGGCACCGCGACGTTTCAGCTAATGGCCTCGACTGTGATGATGGCGGCCGTCGCCGGCGTCATGGAACAGCCGTGGCGGCTTCCGATGCCTGGCCTGACGACCTGGTTCGCAGTGCTCGGCCTTGCCGGCTTATCGACCGCGCTCGCCTATATCGTCTTCTTTCAGATCCTGCGGCGCTCGGGCGCAACCAATGTGATGCTGGTGACGCTGCTTATTCCCGTCACCGCCATCCTGCTGGGCTGGCTGGTGCTGGGCGAGCCGATCTTTGCGTGCGAAATCGCGGGTGCGATCGTCATCGGCAGCGCGCTGCTCGTCATCGACGGGCGCGTCCTGAATCTGCTGCGGCGCGGCGTGTAA
- a CDS encoding DMT family transporter translates to MGQRHSERGLGIALVLAAAVAWSTAPFFTRLLPFDPWTILFWRGLFGGSLITVFLVVMQGRAALWQLVIPGRSGLLVASLSTIGMISFIPALQMTDVMNVAVLIATQPFVAAALAWLWLGEAATWRTLIASLVAFAGVAIIVGGVRAGADISGVALSCLMVLAISAMTVVVRRHRETSMVAAAALSNFMGSLVSLPFAHDIAHVGGNSLAILVMFGCLQVALGLTFYMLGSRLLPSGQASLIATLETPLMPLWIWVAFREIPAVHALIGGALVIGAVVADIAADPRSRRTT, encoded by the coding sequence ATGGGGCAGCGTCATTCGGAACGTGGTCTCGGCATTGCCCTCGTCCTTGCCGCCGCGGTTGCCTGGAGCACCGCGCCGTTTTTCACCCGCCTGTTGCCGTTCGATCCCTGGACCATCCTGTTCTGGCGCGGCCTGTTCGGCGGCAGCCTGATCACGGTGTTTCTCGTCGTCATGCAGGGACGCGCCGCGCTCTGGCAGTTGGTGATCCCGGGCAGGAGTGGCCTGCTCGTCGCATCACTGTCTACGATCGGCATGATCTCGTTCATTCCCGCGCTTCAGATGACAGACGTCATGAACGTCGCGGTGCTGATCGCGACCCAGCCGTTCGTTGCCGCTGCGCTGGCTTGGCTGTGGCTCGGCGAAGCTGCGACATGGCGCACGCTGATTGCGAGCCTCGTTGCGTTTGCCGGCGTGGCTATCATCGTCGGCGGTGTTCGAGCCGGCGCAGATATCAGCGGCGTGGCCCTGAGCTGCCTGATGGTGCTCGCCATCTCCGCCATGACCGTCGTGGTTCGGCGCCACCGCGAGACGTCGATGGTGGCGGCCGCCGCGCTGTCGAACTTCATGGGAAGCCTCGTCAGCCTGCCGTTCGCCCACGACATCGCCCATGTCGGCGGCAACAGCCTTGCGATCCTCGTGATGTTCGGATGCCTCCAGGTCGCGCTCGGCTTGACGTTCTACATGCTTGGCTCACGCCTGCTGCCGTCAGGACAAGCGTCGCTGATCGCGACGCTGGAGACGCCGCTGATGCCGCTCTGGATCTGGGTTGCCTTCCGCGAAATCCCCGCCGTTCACGCGCTCATTGGCGGAGCGTTGGTGATCGGAGCCGTGGTCGCCGATATCGCCGCCGACCCCCGATCACGCCGAACCACCTGA
- a CDS encoding NAD(P)-dependent oxidoreductase, protein MPRVAFIGLGRMGRGMAGRYLDAGFTVTLWNRSKAKAEDLIARGGRWATSPEDAAIDADAVVTMVADDEASRAVWLGPEGAAKTAKAGTIAIECSTVSYDHAREMGRELNSRGLIYIDCPVTGLPDAAASGKLTLLVGADAADLERARPYLEPIGSTIRHFGLVGSGTVYKLINNLLGAIQIAGLAEGLAIAEQAGLDMKLVLDSIQAGVAASPQVQRHSKRMVARDFSGATFTAAVRHKDAAYAVKLAESLLADKPLVSRAAVESYAQAKAAMPDEDEGRMIELVSRPKKPS, encoded by the coding sequence ATGCCGCGCGTCGCCTTCATCGGGCTTGGACGGATGGGCCGCGGCATGGCCGGCCGCTATCTCGATGCCGGCTTTACGGTGACGCTGTGGAATCGCAGCAAGGCAAAGGCCGAAGACCTGATCGCGCGCGGCGGGCGCTGGGCGACGTCGCCGGAAGATGCCGCGATCGATGCCGATGCCGTCGTGACCATGGTCGCCGATGACGAGGCCTCGCGTGCGGTCTGGCTTGGACCGGAGGGCGCGGCCAAGACGGCGAAGGCTGGCACCATCGCGATCGAATGCTCCACCGTCTCCTATGACCACGCCCGCGAGATGGGCCGCGAGCTGAACTCGCGTGGGCTGATCTACATCGATTGCCCCGTGACGGGATTGCCGGATGCGGCCGCCAGCGGAAAGCTGACGCTGCTCGTTGGCGCTGACGCGGCCGATCTCGAACGCGCGCGCCCCTATCTCGAACCGATCGGCTCGACCATCCGCCATTTCGGCCTGGTCGGCTCCGGCACGGTCTACAAGCTCATCAACAATCTCTTGGGCGCGATCCAGATCGCCGGACTCGCCGAGGGCCTCGCCATCGCCGAGCAGGCCGGGCTCGACATGAAGCTGGTGCTGGACTCGATCCAGGCGGGCGTCGCCGCCAGCCCGCAGGTGCAGCGGCACTCCAAACGCATGGTCGCCCGCGACTTCAGTGGCGCAACCTTCACGGCAGCGGTGCGGCACAAGGATGCCGCCTATGCCGTCAAGCTTGCGGAAAGCCTGCTCGCCGACAAGCCGCTGGTCTCGCGCGCTGCGGTCGAATCCTACGCGCAGGCGAAGGCCGCAATGCCGGACGAGGACGAAGGCAGGATGATCGAACTGGTATCGCGGCCGAAGAAGCCGTCCTAA